One genomic region from Mangifera indica cultivar Alphonso chromosome 17, CATAS_Mindica_2.1, whole genome shotgun sequence encodes:
- the LOC123200112 gene encoding uncharacterized protein LOC123200112 isoform X2, with protein MARIHSLSFVLLCILLILIANPTFILCLRNDDGFSVIEFDTNLFHQDYSPPAPPPPPPHAPSVSCTDDLGGIGSLDSTCQIVSDLNLTRDVYISGKGNFVILPGVKFHCPISGCFIILNISGNFTLGKDASIVTGAFVLVARNASFLNNSAVNTTGLAGNPPPQTSGTPQGIDGAGGGHGGRGACCLADKTKLPEDVWGGDAYSWSSLHSPESFGSKGGTTSKEVDYGGGGGGRVKLEIAGFVVVDGSILADGGDGGNKGGGGSGGSIFIQAQKMTGSGVIRACGGNGFAGGGGGRVSVDVFSRHDEPTIFVHGGNSFGCPENAGAAGTLYDAVPRTLTVSNHNMTTDTETLLLEFPNQPMWTNVFVRNHARATVPLLWSRVQVQGQISLLCGGVLSFGLAHYASSEFELLAEELLMSDSILKVYGGLRMSVKIFLMWNSKMLIDGGGDAMVATSLLEASNLVVLKESSVIHSNANLGVHGQGFLNLSGSGDCIEAQRLVLSLFYGIHIGPGSVLRGPLQNATTDAVTPRLYCELQDCPIELIHPPEDCNICRVEDISVEGLVEGSVVHFHRARTISVWSLGTISASGMGCTGGVGRGNVLSNGIGSGGGHGGKGGSGCFNDTCVEGGISYGNVDLPCELGSGSGSDSSDGFTAGGGIIVMGSFEHPLSSLSIEGSVTADGETFGQSFMKQKYALRASSSGSPGGGSGGTILLFLRMLDVGEAATLSSVGGYGSSRGSGGGGGGRIHFHWSDIPTGDVYQPIASVRGSIHTRGGLGGHDGGDGENGTVTGKACPKGLYGIYCEECPVGTYKNVTGSDKSLCHHCPADELPHRAVYIAFRGGIAETPCPYECISDRYHMPHCYTALEELIYTFGGPWLFCLLLLGLLILLALVLSVARMKFVGVDELPGPAPTQDGSQINNSFPFLESLNEVLETNRAEESHSHVHRMYFLGPNTFSEPWYLPHTPPEQIKEIVYESAFNTFVDEINAIAAYHWWEGAVYSILSILAYPFAWSWQQWRRRVKLQRLREFVRSEYDHACLRSCRSRALYEGLKVAATSDLMLAYLDFFLGGDEKRSDLPPRLHQRCPISVIFGGDGSYMAPFSLQSDNILTSLMSQAIPPTTWYRLVAGLNAQLRLVCHGRLRVTFRPVLRWLRTHANPTLRAHGVRVDLAWFQATTCGYCQYGLLVYAMEEGSDAAPVECIEVGGTEQNVKSIRGENPSGLLRDDMLLSQAQRNCESYKKQKRGYGGIIDTNSLHILEEKRDLFYFLSFIVHNTKPVGHQDLVGLVISMLLLGDFSLVLLTLLQLYSISLVDVFLVLFILPLGILLPFPAGINALFSHGPRRSIGLARVYALWNITSFINVGIAFLCGYVHYNSQSSPNKRPWNFQPWNINMDESEWWIFPAGLILCKMLQSQLINWHVANLEIQDRSLYSSDFNLFWQS; from the exons ATGGCTCGAATTCACTCTCTCAGTTTTGTCTTACTTTGTATCCTTCTCATCCTTATCGCAAATCCTACCTTTATTCTGTGTTTGAGAAATGACGATGGATTCTCGGTAATTGAGTTTGATACCAATCTGTTTCACCAAGATTATTCTCCACCAGCCCCTCCTCCACCTCCGCCGCACGCGCCGTCAGTGTCATGCACTGATGATCTCGGTGGCATCGGCTCGCTTGATTCCACGTGTCAGATTGTCAGCGACTTGAACCTCACACGTGACGTCTACATTTCCGGGAAGGGAAATTTTGTAATCCTCCCCGGTGTCAAGTTCCATTGTCCAATCTCTGGATGTTTTATAATCCTCAACATAAGCGGTAATTTCACATTAGGCAAAGATGCTTCTATTGTGACAGGGGCTTTTGTACTCGTTGCCCGAAACGCATCGTTTTTAAACAACTCAGCTGTGAACACAACTGGTTTGGCGGGAAATCCACCACCACAGACGAGCGGGACCCCCCAGGGGATAGACGGGGCTGGTGGGGGACACGGAGGGAGAGGCGCGTGCTGCTTGGCGGACAAAACTAAGTTGCCTGAGGACGTGTGGGGCGGAGATGCGTATTCGTGGTCGTCTTTGCACAGTCCTGAAAGTTTTGGGAGTAAAGGAGGGACTACCAGCAAGGAGGTGGActatggtggtggtggtggtgggcgGGTAAAGTTGGAAATTGCAGGGTTTGTGGTGGTAGACGGAAGCATTTTGGCTGATGGAGGAGATGGAGGGAACAAAGGTGGTGGTGGTTCTGGTGGCAGCATTTTTATTCAGGCTCAGAAAAT GACAGGAAGTGGTGTGATAAGGGCCTGTGGTGGTAACGGTTTTGcgggtggtggcggtggaagaGTTTCAGTTGATGTTTTCAGCAGACATGATGAACCAACAATTTTTGTTCATG GTGGAAATAGTTTTGGCTGTCCAGAAAATGCAGGTGCTGCTGGGACTTTGTATGATGCTGTTCCTCGGACCTTGACTGTTAGTAATCACAATATGACAACAGATACAGAGACACTTCTTCTAGAGTTTCCTAACCAACCCATGTGGACTAATGTTTTTGTCCGAAATCATGCCAGGGCTACTGTTCCCCTGCTTTGGAGTCGTGTCCAG GTCCAAGGTCAGATAAGCCTTTTGTGTGGTGGAGTGTTGAGCTTTGGGCTAGCTCATTATGCTTCGTCAGAGTTTGAATTACTGGCAGAAGAGTTGTTAATGAGTGACTCTATACTCAAG GTTTATGGAGGTCTACGCATGTCAGTAAAAATATTCCTGATGTGGAATTCTAAAATGCTTATAGATGGTGGTGGAGATGCAATGGTTGCAACTTCCTTGCTTGAGGCTAGTAACCTAGTTGTTCTAAAG GAATCTTCTGTCATACATTCAAATGCTAATTTGGGAGTTCATGGAcaaggttttttaaatttatcaggATCAGGGGATTGTATTGAAGCACAACGTCTGGTTCTATCACTATTCTATGGTATTCAT ATTGGACCTGGATCTGTTTTGCGGGGTCCCTTGCAGAATGCAACAACTGATGCTGT CACACCGAGGCTGTATTGTGAACTCCAAGATTGCCCTATTGAACTAATTCATCCCCCTGAAGACTGCAAT ATCTGTCGAGTTGAGGATATCAGTGTTGAAGGCCTTGTAGAAGGATCAGTTGTTCATTTCCACAGGGCAAGAACAATATCTGTCTGGTCCTTAGGAACTATAAGTGCATCTGGGATGG GCTGCACTGGTGGTGTGGGTAGAGGTAATGTTCTGAGCAATGGTATTGGCAGTGGTGGTGGACATGGTGGTAAAGGTGGCTCTGGATGCTTCAATGATACCTGTGTTGAAGGAGGTATTTCTTATGGAAATGTTGATTTACCCTGTGAACTTGGAAGTGGAAGTGGAAGTGACAGCTCAGATGGTTTTACTGCTGGTGGTGGTATTATAG TAATGGGTTCCTTTGAGCACCCCTTATCTAGTTTGTCCATAGAAGGCTCAGTTACAGCTGATGGAGAAACTTTTGGACAATCATTCATGAAGCAAAAGTATGCACTTAGAGCAAGTTCAAGCGGAAGTCCTGGTGGTGGTTCAGGTGGAACTATACTTCTTTTTTTGCGTATGTTGGATGTTGGTGAGGCTGCTACTCTTTCAAGTGTTGGTGGGTATGGCAGTTCCAGGGGAAGTGGTGGAGGAGGTGGTGGGAGGATTCACTTTCATTGGTCAGACATTCCAACAGGTGATGTATACCAGCCTATTGCAAGTGTGAGAGGAAGCATCCACACCAG GGGTGGCTTGGGTGGACACGATGGTGGTGATGGAGAAAATGGAACTGTGACTGGGAAAGCTTGCCCAAAAGGGCTTTATGGGATATATTGTGAG GAATGTCCTGTTGGCACTTACAAGAATGTTACTGGATCTGATAAATCTCTTTGTCATCACTGTCCTGCTGATGAGCTTCCCCATCGTGCAGTTTATATTGCCTTTAGAG GTGGTATTGCTGAAACACCTTGTCCTTACGAATGCATTTCGGACAGATATCACATGCCACACTGTTATACGGCCCTTGAGGAATTGATTTACACCTTTGGGGGGCCTTGGTTATTCTGCCTTCTACTTTTAGGTCTCCTTATCCTCTTGGCGCTGGTGCTTAGTGTTGCTCGAATGAAATTTGTTGGGGTTGATGAATTACCAGGCCCAGCTCCCACTCAAGATGGCTCTCAGATAAATAACTCCTTTCCTTTTCTGGAATCACTGAATGAG GTTTTGGAGACGAACAGAGCTGAGGAGTCCCACAGTCATGTGCATAGAATGTACTTTTTGGGTCCTAATACTTTCAGTGAACCTTGGTACCTCCCTCATACACCCCCAGAGCAAATAAAAGAGATTGT ATATGAGAGTGCATTCAACACATTTGTGGATGAGATAAATGCTATTGCTGCTTATCATTGGTGGGAGGGTGCAGTGTACAGCATTCTTTCTATTCTTGCATATCCCTTTGCATGGTCCTGGCAACAATGGCGCaggagggtgaaactgcaaCGATTACGTGAATTTGTTCGATCAGAATATGACCATGCTTGCTTACGTTCATGCCGTTCGCGAGCTCTCTATGAAGGGCTTAAG GTAGCTGCTACTTCTGATTTAATGCTAGCATATTTAGACTTCTTCCTTGGTGGAGATGAAAAGAGATCAGATCTTCCTCCTCGCCTCCATCAAAGATGTCCGATTTCAGTGATATTTGGTGGTGATGGAAGTTACATGGCTCCTTTCTCACTTCAAAGTGATAATATTCTTACCAGCTTGATGAGCCAG GCCATCCCACCAACCACTTGGTATAGACTGGTGGCTGGTTTAAATGCACAATTGCGCTTAGTTTGTCATGGAAGGTTAAGAGTAACATTTCGACCTGTCCTAAGGTGGCTTAGAACTCATGCCAATCCTACTTTGAGAGCCCATGGTGTACGTGTTGATCTTGCTTGGTTTCAGGCTACAACTTGTGGTTATTGCCAGTATGGACTTTTGGTGTATGCTATGGAAGAAGGCTCTGACGCTGCTCCTGTTGAATGTATTGAAGTAGGAGGAACTGAGCAAAA TGTAAAGAGCATACGAGGAGAAAATCCTTCTGGTCTTCTGAGAGATGATATGCTTTTAAGCCAAGCCCAAAGAAACTGTGAAAGTTATAAGAAGCAAAAAAGGGGTTACGGAGGGATTATAGATACTAACAGCTTACATATACTTGAAGAAAAGAGAGACTTATTTtactttctctcttttattgTTCATAATACTAAACCTGTTGGCCACCAG GACCTTGTTGGTTTAGTGATCTCAATGCTACTTCTAGGAGATTTTAGCTTAGTGTTGCTTACGTTGCTTCAGTTGTATTCAATTTCTTTGGTGgatgtttttcttgttttgtttatCTTACCTCTCGGCattcttcttcctttccctGCTGGAATCAATGCTTTGTTCAGTCATGGACCAAGGCGTTCCATAGGTCTAGCTCGTGTTTATGCTTTGTGGAACATTACGTCCTTCATTAATGTG GGCATTGCTTTCCTTTGTGGATATGTTCACTATAACAGTCAATCATCTCCAAATAAAAGACCTTGGAACTTTCAGCCATGGAATATTAACAT GGATGAAAGTgaatggtggatttttccagcTGGTCTGATTTTGTGTAAAATGCTCCAATCGCAGCTTATTAATTGGCATGTTGCCAATTTGGAGATTCAAGATCGATCATTGTACAGTAGCGATTTCAACCTCTTCTGGCAGTCATGA
- the LOC123200112 gene encoding uncharacterized protein LOC123200112 isoform X1 → MARIHSLSFVLLCILLILIANPTFILCLRNDDGFSVIEFDTNLFHQDYSPPAPPPPPPHAPSVSCTDDLGGIGSLDSTCQIVSDLNLTRDVYISGKGNFVILPGVKFHCPISGCFIILNISGNFTLGKDASIVTGAFVLVARNASFLNNSAVNTTGLAGNPPPQTSGTPQGIDGAGGGHGGRGACCLADKTKLPEDVWGGDAYSWSSLHSPESFGSKGGTTSKEVDYGGGGGGRVKLEIAGFVVVDGSILADGGDGGNKGGGGSGGSIFIQAQKMTGSGVIRACGGNGFAGGGGGRVSVDVFSRHDEPTIFVHGGNSFGCPENAGAAGTLYDAVPRTLTVSNHNMTTDTETLLLEFPNQPMWTNVFVRNHARATVPLLWSRVQVQGQISLLCGGVLSFGLAHYASSEFELLAEELLMSDSILKVYGGLRMSVKIFLMWNSKMLIDGGGDAMVATSLLEASNLVVLKESSVIHSNANLGVHGQGFLNLSGSGDCIEAQRLVLSLFYGIHIGPGSVLRGPLQNATTDAVTPRLYCELQDCPIELIHPPEDCNVNSSLSFTLQICRVEDISVEGLVEGSVVHFHRARTISVWSLGTISASGMGCTGGVGRGNVLSNGIGSGGGHGGKGGSGCFNDTCVEGGISYGNVDLPCELGSGSGSDSSDGFTAGGGIIVMGSFEHPLSSLSIEGSVTADGETFGQSFMKQKYALRASSSGSPGGGSGGTILLFLRMLDVGEAATLSSVGGYGSSRGSGGGGGGRIHFHWSDIPTGDVYQPIASVRGSIHTRGGLGGHDGGDGENGTVTGKACPKGLYGIYCEECPVGTYKNVTGSDKSLCHHCPADELPHRAVYIAFRGGIAETPCPYECISDRYHMPHCYTALEELIYTFGGPWLFCLLLLGLLILLALVLSVARMKFVGVDELPGPAPTQDGSQINNSFPFLESLNEVLETNRAEESHSHVHRMYFLGPNTFSEPWYLPHTPPEQIKEIVYESAFNTFVDEINAIAAYHWWEGAVYSILSILAYPFAWSWQQWRRRVKLQRLREFVRSEYDHACLRSCRSRALYEGLKVAATSDLMLAYLDFFLGGDEKRSDLPPRLHQRCPISVIFGGDGSYMAPFSLQSDNILTSLMSQAIPPTTWYRLVAGLNAQLRLVCHGRLRVTFRPVLRWLRTHANPTLRAHGVRVDLAWFQATTCGYCQYGLLVYAMEEGSDAAPVECIEVGGTEQNVKSIRGENPSGLLRDDMLLSQAQRNCESYKKQKRGYGGIIDTNSLHILEEKRDLFYFLSFIVHNTKPVGHQDLVGLVISMLLLGDFSLVLLTLLQLYSISLVDVFLVLFILPLGILLPFPAGINALFSHGPRRSIGLARVYALWNITSFINVGIAFLCGYVHYNSQSSPNKRPWNFQPWNINMDESEWWIFPAGLILCKMLQSQLINWHVANLEIQDRSLYSSDFNLFWQS, encoded by the exons ATGGCTCGAATTCACTCTCTCAGTTTTGTCTTACTTTGTATCCTTCTCATCCTTATCGCAAATCCTACCTTTATTCTGTGTTTGAGAAATGACGATGGATTCTCGGTAATTGAGTTTGATACCAATCTGTTTCACCAAGATTATTCTCCACCAGCCCCTCCTCCACCTCCGCCGCACGCGCCGTCAGTGTCATGCACTGATGATCTCGGTGGCATCGGCTCGCTTGATTCCACGTGTCAGATTGTCAGCGACTTGAACCTCACACGTGACGTCTACATTTCCGGGAAGGGAAATTTTGTAATCCTCCCCGGTGTCAAGTTCCATTGTCCAATCTCTGGATGTTTTATAATCCTCAACATAAGCGGTAATTTCACATTAGGCAAAGATGCTTCTATTGTGACAGGGGCTTTTGTACTCGTTGCCCGAAACGCATCGTTTTTAAACAACTCAGCTGTGAACACAACTGGTTTGGCGGGAAATCCACCACCACAGACGAGCGGGACCCCCCAGGGGATAGACGGGGCTGGTGGGGGACACGGAGGGAGAGGCGCGTGCTGCTTGGCGGACAAAACTAAGTTGCCTGAGGACGTGTGGGGCGGAGATGCGTATTCGTGGTCGTCTTTGCACAGTCCTGAAAGTTTTGGGAGTAAAGGAGGGACTACCAGCAAGGAGGTGGActatggtggtggtggtggtgggcgGGTAAAGTTGGAAATTGCAGGGTTTGTGGTGGTAGACGGAAGCATTTTGGCTGATGGAGGAGATGGAGGGAACAAAGGTGGTGGTGGTTCTGGTGGCAGCATTTTTATTCAGGCTCAGAAAAT GACAGGAAGTGGTGTGATAAGGGCCTGTGGTGGTAACGGTTTTGcgggtggtggcggtggaagaGTTTCAGTTGATGTTTTCAGCAGACATGATGAACCAACAATTTTTGTTCATG GTGGAAATAGTTTTGGCTGTCCAGAAAATGCAGGTGCTGCTGGGACTTTGTATGATGCTGTTCCTCGGACCTTGACTGTTAGTAATCACAATATGACAACAGATACAGAGACACTTCTTCTAGAGTTTCCTAACCAACCCATGTGGACTAATGTTTTTGTCCGAAATCATGCCAGGGCTACTGTTCCCCTGCTTTGGAGTCGTGTCCAG GTCCAAGGTCAGATAAGCCTTTTGTGTGGTGGAGTGTTGAGCTTTGGGCTAGCTCATTATGCTTCGTCAGAGTTTGAATTACTGGCAGAAGAGTTGTTAATGAGTGACTCTATACTCAAG GTTTATGGAGGTCTACGCATGTCAGTAAAAATATTCCTGATGTGGAATTCTAAAATGCTTATAGATGGTGGTGGAGATGCAATGGTTGCAACTTCCTTGCTTGAGGCTAGTAACCTAGTTGTTCTAAAG GAATCTTCTGTCATACATTCAAATGCTAATTTGGGAGTTCATGGAcaaggttttttaaatttatcaggATCAGGGGATTGTATTGAAGCACAACGTCTGGTTCTATCACTATTCTATGGTATTCAT ATTGGACCTGGATCTGTTTTGCGGGGTCCCTTGCAGAATGCAACAACTGATGCTGT CACACCGAGGCTGTATTGTGAACTCCAAGATTGCCCTATTGAACTAATTCATCCCCCTGAAGACTGCAATGTGAATTCTTCTCTGTCTTTTACTCTTCAG ATCTGTCGAGTTGAGGATATCAGTGTTGAAGGCCTTGTAGAAGGATCAGTTGTTCATTTCCACAGGGCAAGAACAATATCTGTCTGGTCCTTAGGAACTATAAGTGCATCTGGGATGG GCTGCACTGGTGGTGTGGGTAGAGGTAATGTTCTGAGCAATGGTATTGGCAGTGGTGGTGGACATGGTGGTAAAGGTGGCTCTGGATGCTTCAATGATACCTGTGTTGAAGGAGGTATTTCTTATGGAAATGTTGATTTACCCTGTGAACTTGGAAGTGGAAGTGGAAGTGACAGCTCAGATGGTTTTACTGCTGGTGGTGGTATTATAG TAATGGGTTCCTTTGAGCACCCCTTATCTAGTTTGTCCATAGAAGGCTCAGTTACAGCTGATGGAGAAACTTTTGGACAATCATTCATGAAGCAAAAGTATGCACTTAGAGCAAGTTCAAGCGGAAGTCCTGGTGGTGGTTCAGGTGGAACTATACTTCTTTTTTTGCGTATGTTGGATGTTGGTGAGGCTGCTACTCTTTCAAGTGTTGGTGGGTATGGCAGTTCCAGGGGAAGTGGTGGAGGAGGTGGTGGGAGGATTCACTTTCATTGGTCAGACATTCCAACAGGTGATGTATACCAGCCTATTGCAAGTGTGAGAGGAAGCATCCACACCAG GGGTGGCTTGGGTGGACACGATGGTGGTGATGGAGAAAATGGAACTGTGACTGGGAAAGCTTGCCCAAAAGGGCTTTATGGGATATATTGTGAG GAATGTCCTGTTGGCACTTACAAGAATGTTACTGGATCTGATAAATCTCTTTGTCATCACTGTCCTGCTGATGAGCTTCCCCATCGTGCAGTTTATATTGCCTTTAGAG GTGGTATTGCTGAAACACCTTGTCCTTACGAATGCATTTCGGACAGATATCACATGCCACACTGTTATACGGCCCTTGAGGAATTGATTTACACCTTTGGGGGGCCTTGGTTATTCTGCCTTCTACTTTTAGGTCTCCTTATCCTCTTGGCGCTGGTGCTTAGTGTTGCTCGAATGAAATTTGTTGGGGTTGATGAATTACCAGGCCCAGCTCCCACTCAAGATGGCTCTCAGATAAATAACTCCTTTCCTTTTCTGGAATCACTGAATGAG GTTTTGGAGACGAACAGAGCTGAGGAGTCCCACAGTCATGTGCATAGAATGTACTTTTTGGGTCCTAATACTTTCAGTGAACCTTGGTACCTCCCTCATACACCCCCAGAGCAAATAAAAGAGATTGT ATATGAGAGTGCATTCAACACATTTGTGGATGAGATAAATGCTATTGCTGCTTATCATTGGTGGGAGGGTGCAGTGTACAGCATTCTTTCTATTCTTGCATATCCCTTTGCATGGTCCTGGCAACAATGGCGCaggagggtgaaactgcaaCGATTACGTGAATTTGTTCGATCAGAATATGACCATGCTTGCTTACGTTCATGCCGTTCGCGAGCTCTCTATGAAGGGCTTAAG GTAGCTGCTACTTCTGATTTAATGCTAGCATATTTAGACTTCTTCCTTGGTGGAGATGAAAAGAGATCAGATCTTCCTCCTCGCCTCCATCAAAGATGTCCGATTTCAGTGATATTTGGTGGTGATGGAAGTTACATGGCTCCTTTCTCACTTCAAAGTGATAATATTCTTACCAGCTTGATGAGCCAG GCCATCCCACCAACCACTTGGTATAGACTGGTGGCTGGTTTAAATGCACAATTGCGCTTAGTTTGTCATGGAAGGTTAAGAGTAACATTTCGACCTGTCCTAAGGTGGCTTAGAACTCATGCCAATCCTACTTTGAGAGCCCATGGTGTACGTGTTGATCTTGCTTGGTTTCAGGCTACAACTTGTGGTTATTGCCAGTATGGACTTTTGGTGTATGCTATGGAAGAAGGCTCTGACGCTGCTCCTGTTGAATGTATTGAAGTAGGAGGAACTGAGCAAAA TGTAAAGAGCATACGAGGAGAAAATCCTTCTGGTCTTCTGAGAGATGATATGCTTTTAAGCCAAGCCCAAAGAAACTGTGAAAGTTATAAGAAGCAAAAAAGGGGTTACGGAGGGATTATAGATACTAACAGCTTACATATACTTGAAGAAAAGAGAGACTTATTTtactttctctcttttattgTTCATAATACTAAACCTGTTGGCCACCAG GACCTTGTTGGTTTAGTGATCTCAATGCTACTTCTAGGAGATTTTAGCTTAGTGTTGCTTACGTTGCTTCAGTTGTATTCAATTTCTTTGGTGgatgtttttcttgttttgtttatCTTACCTCTCGGCattcttcttcctttccctGCTGGAATCAATGCTTTGTTCAGTCATGGACCAAGGCGTTCCATAGGTCTAGCTCGTGTTTATGCTTTGTGGAACATTACGTCCTTCATTAATGTG GGCATTGCTTTCCTTTGTGGATATGTTCACTATAACAGTCAATCATCTCCAAATAAAAGACCTTGGAACTTTCAGCCATGGAATATTAACAT GGATGAAAGTgaatggtggatttttccagcTGGTCTGATTTTGTGTAAAATGCTCCAATCGCAGCTTATTAATTGGCATGTTGCCAATTTGGAGATTCAAGATCGATCATTGTACAGTAGCGATTTCAACCTCTTCTGGCAGTCATGA